One genomic segment of Intestinimonas butyriciproducens includes these proteins:
- a CDS encoding IS3 family transposase, whose protein sequence is MQRGGKSRGKAAAAGSGKQKASNGERFLKKIERTGGEAVNRLTRRRKVYEAIHTLRQEKGYEIASLCALSGIPRCSYYKWLHREESASEKENTLLLEEIIRLYSEVKGIYGYRRMTLNVNSRLKRNYNHKRIYRLMKSVHMQAVIRRKKKHYVILEPRVTAENVLNREFTANGPNEKWLTDVTEFKLINGKKAYLSAILDLHDKSIVAYALGQSNNNQLVFDTFDRAVRANPGAHPLFHSDRGYQYTNRQFKAKLDGIHATQSMSRPGRCIDNGPMEGFWGILKSEMYYLRQFHTFEELKKAIDEYIDFYNTRRLQAKLKGLAPLAYRNQTLVA, encoded by the coding sequence ATACAGCGAGGAGGAAAAAGCCGCGGCAAAGCTGCGGCAGCTGGAAGCGGAAAACAGAAGGCTTCAAATGGAGAACGATTTCTTAAAAAAATTGAACGAACTGGAGGGGAGGCGGTAAACAGGCTCACACGCCGCAGGAAGGTCTATGAGGCGATCCATACGCTTCGTCAGGAAAAAGGATATGAAATCGCATCGTTATGCGCGTTATCCGGGATTCCCCGCTGTTCTTACTACAAATGGCTTCACCGGGAAGAAAGTGCCTCAGAAAAAGAAAATACCCTCTTGCTGGAAGAAATCATCCGTTTGTACAGCGAAGTAAAAGGCATCTACGGTTATCGCCGTATGACGCTGAATGTGAACAGCCGGCTCAAAAGAAACTACAACCACAAGCGGATTTACCGCCTGATGAAAAGTGTACATATGCAGGCCGTGATACGCCGAAAGAAAAAGCACTATGTCATATTAGAACCGCGTGTTACCGCGGAAAACGTATTGAACAGAGAATTTACGGCAAATGGTCCCAATGAGAAATGGCTGACAGATGTCACAGAATTCAAACTTATCAATGGGAAGAAAGCATACCTGAGTGCGATCCTTGATCTCCATGACAAAAGCATCGTTGCGTATGCACTGGGCCAATCCAACAACAATCAGCTTGTTTTTGACACCTTTGACAGAGCGGTGAGAGCCAACCCCGGCGCCCATCCTCTGTTTCACAGCGACAGGGGCTATCAGTACACCAACCGGCAGTTCAAAGCAAAGCTGGACGGTATCCATGCAACGCAGAGTATGTCCCGGCCCGGCCGCTGCATCGACAACGGCCCTATGGAGGGCTTCTGGGGGATTCTCAAATCTGAAATGTACTACCTCCGGCAATTTCATACCTTCGAGGAATTGAAGAAAGCCATCGACGAATACATAGACTTTTACAATACAAGGCGGCTTCAAGCTAAGTTAAAGGGCCTGGCTCCCCTTGCTTACAGGAACCAGACCCTCGTGGCGTAA
- a CDS encoding helix-turn-helix domain-containing protein encodes MSLKGKIPPEVKIQAVEDYLAIRKGSTQIREELGIRLSTFQAWLRKYQTEGPAGLHPKKHVTSYPSSLKLAAVEDYMGGGGSLDAMCRKYGISSHAVLQQWITLYNQGHREFKTRRAREETDMAEKEKLSQEQKLQAVLYCLEHQLDYRRTSEQYKITYQQIYSWVKKYQEQGEAGLLDRRGRRRPPSEYSEEEKAAAKLRQLEAENRRLQMENDFLKKLNELEGRR; translated from the coding sequence ATGAGTTTAAAAGGCAAAATACCGCCGGAGGTAAAGATTCAGGCTGTGGAGGACTACCTAGCGATCCGTAAGGGTTCCACACAGATCCGGGAAGAGTTAGGCATACGATTGAGCACTTTCCAGGCATGGCTGCGGAAATATCAGACGGAGGGGCCTGCGGGTCTGCATCCGAAAAAGCATGTTACAAGTTATCCATCCTCACTGAAGCTGGCGGCAGTAGAAGACTACATGGGCGGAGGAGGCTCGCTGGATGCCATGTGCCGCAAATACGGGATTTCCTCCCATGCGGTTTTACAACAATGGATTACGTTGTATAATCAAGGCCATAGAGAGTTCAAGACACGCAGAGCGCGGGAGGAAACAGATATGGCCGAGAAAGAAAAATTATCGCAGGAGCAAAAGCTGCAGGCAGTACTATACTGCTTAGAACATCAACTGGACTACCGGCGGACCAGCGAACAGTACAAGATCACCTATCAGCAGATCTATAGCTGGGTCAAAAAATATCAGGAGCAGGGAGAAGCTGGGTTGCTTGACCGCCGGGGGAGACGCCGCCCTCCTTCCGAATACAGCGAGGAGGAAAAAGCCGCGGCAAAGCTGCGGCAGCTGGAAGCGGAAAACAGAAGGCTTCAAATGGAGAACGATTTCTTAAAAAAATTGAACGAACTGGAGGGGAGGCGGTAA
- the feoB gene encoding ferrous iron transport protein B, whose product MEATTEQRRSGTLMDLTPGDSAVILRVGSDKGPVKRRLVDMGLTPGTYVTVRKVAPFGDPIEVNIRGYELSLRKEDAAQIAVTTSDAEAQACRMERSRRKGMVQHIPDEEMLRRMDADHEHEREYHAGPPDYASHDTREMKLALVGNPNCGKTTLFNALTGSNQYVGNWPGVTVEKKEGRAQVDGKDVTIVDLPGIYSLSPYSMEEIVARDFIVGEKPDAIIDIIDATNIERNLYLTAQLLELERPMVIALNFMDEVEKHGDQIDVARLSETLGVPVIPITARSGENVGEMLRIAHEQMHVGVTVEPDDLYDDYTHQIHHRVGELIHDRAYAVGLPAHWTAIKLIEGDELVEKALDLNEITKSRLESVCREYEDAYALGDRETLIADSRYQFIQNVVRVSVKKGRPHGALTRSDQIDSIVTNKYLAIPVFLLMMLAMFALTFGPLGSLLSDGVETLVGDWFAGWVDGALTAAGVAPWVNSLLVEGVIAGVGGVLTFLPQIALLFLFLSILEDSGYMARAAFIMDRLLRRFGLSGKAFIPMLMGFGCTVPAVMGARTMENEKDRRMTIMLVPFMSCSARLPVYGLMASAFFPRYSGLVVFSLYVIGICCAILSGLILKKTMFRGEPAAFVLELPPYRLPTFRNCMMHVWEKVRGFLVKAGTLILAMSVVLWFLQSFGWNGGIIMVADAGDSFLGGVGGLIAPVLRPLGFGTWQAAVALLSGLVAKEAVVSSMSMFYGFSLGDSGAAIAGALSGTFQTPVAAYAFLVFVLLYVPCVAAVATIRKEMNSLQWTLRSIAWQIGAAYLGSFLVFQIGSLLFR is encoded by the coding sequence ATGGAAGCAACAACAGAGCAGCGGCGGAGCGGGACCCTGATGGACCTCACCCCGGGTGACAGCGCAGTGATCCTGCGGGTGGGGAGCGATAAGGGGCCTGTCAAACGCCGACTGGTGGATATGGGCCTTACGCCGGGAACCTATGTTACCGTGCGGAAAGTGGCGCCCTTTGGGGACCCCATTGAGGTGAATATACGGGGTTATGAGCTCTCCCTGCGGAAGGAGGATGCGGCCCAGATCGCCGTTACCACCAGCGACGCGGAGGCACAGGCCTGTCGTATGGAGCGAAGCCGCCGGAAAGGAATGGTCCAGCACATCCCCGATGAGGAGATGCTCCGGCGGATGGACGCCGACCATGAGCATGAGCGGGAATACCACGCGGGTCCGCCGGACTATGCCAGTCACGATACCCGGGAGATGAAGCTGGCACTAGTGGGAAACCCCAATTGCGGCAAGACCACGCTCTTTAATGCGCTGACCGGGTCCAACCAATATGTGGGCAACTGGCCCGGTGTTACGGTGGAGAAAAAAGAGGGCAGGGCTCAGGTAGACGGTAAGGATGTCACCATTGTGGACCTGCCGGGCATCTACTCTCTCTCTCCCTACTCCATGGAGGAGATCGTGGCCCGGGATTTCATCGTGGGAGAAAAACCCGACGCCATCATCGATATTATAGATGCCACCAACATCGAGCGCAATCTGTATCTCACGGCCCAGCTTCTGGAGCTAGAGCGGCCGATGGTCATTGCGCTCAACTTTATGGACGAGGTGGAGAAGCACGGGGATCAGATCGATGTGGCACGGCTCTCCGAGACCCTTGGCGTACCGGTCATCCCTATCACGGCCCGCTCGGGTGAGAATGTGGGGGAGATGCTCCGCATCGCTCATGAGCAGATGCACGTGGGAGTTACGGTAGAACCCGACGACCTCTACGACGACTATACCCACCAGATCCATCATCGGGTGGGGGAGCTGATCCATGACCGAGCCTATGCGGTGGGGCTGCCCGCCCACTGGACGGCCATCAAGCTCATCGAGGGAGATGAGCTGGTGGAAAAGGCCTTGGACCTCAACGAGATCACAAAATCCAGACTGGAGTCCGTCTGCCGGGAATATGAGGATGCCTATGCCTTGGGTGACCGGGAGACGCTCATCGCGGACAGCCGATACCAGTTCATACAAAACGTGGTCCGGGTGTCTGTGAAAAAGGGCCGGCCCCACGGTGCGCTGACCCGCTCGGATCAGATCGATTCCATTGTGACCAACAAATATTTGGCCATACCGGTCTTTCTCCTGATGATGCTGGCTATGTTCGCGCTTACATTTGGCCCCTTGGGCTCCCTTCTCTCCGACGGAGTGGAGACGCTGGTGGGAGACTGGTTTGCCGGATGGGTGGACGGGGCTCTCACTGCCGCCGGAGTGGCGCCTTGGGTCAACTCCCTGTTGGTGGAGGGTGTGATCGCGGGTGTGGGGGGTGTGCTTACCTTTTTGCCCCAGATCGCCCTGCTGTTTCTGTTCCTTTCCATCCTGGAGGACTCCGGCTATATGGCGCGGGCCGCTTTTATCATGGACAGGCTCCTGCGCCGCTTCGGCCTTTCGGGAAAGGCGTTCATCCCCATGCTGATGGGGTTTGGGTGTACGGTTCCGGCGGTCATGGGGGCGCGGACCATGGAGAATGAAAAGGACCGCCGCATGACCATCATGCTGGTGCCCTTCATGTCCTGCTCCGCGCGGTTACCGGTATATGGACTGATGGCCTCGGCGTTCTTTCCCAGGTACAGTGGGCTTGTGGTTTTTTCCCTCTATGTCATCGGGATATGCTGCGCCATTCTCTCCGGCCTCATCCTGAAGAAGACCATGTTTCGGGGGGAGCCGGCAGCCTTTGTGTTGGAGTTGCCTCCTTACCGCCTGCCGACCTTTCGGAACTGCATGATGCACGTTTGGGAAAAGGTGCGGGGCTTCCTGGTCAAGGCGGGTACTCTGATTCTGGCGATGAGCGTAGTGCTGTGGTTTCTCCAGAGCTTTGGCTGGAACGGAGGGATCATCATGGTGGCGGATGCCGGGGACTCTTTCCTGGGGGGCGTCGGCGGCCTAATCGCCCCTGTCCTTCGGCCGCTGGGCTTCGGTACCTGGCAGGCGGCGGTAGCCCTGCTTTCCGGCCTGGTCGCCAAGGAGGCGGTGGTGTCCTCTATGAGCATGTTTTATGGTTTCTCCTTGGGAGACAGCGGCGCGGCCATCGCCGGGGCGCTGTCGGGCACCTTCCAGACGCCGGTGGCCGCTTACGCCTTTCTGGTCTTTGTACTGCTCTATGTCCCCTGCGTGGCGGCAGTAGCCACCATTCGCAAGGAGATGAACTCTCTCCAGTGGACGCTGCGGTCCATTGCCTGGCAGATCGGAGCGGCTTACCTGGGGTCCTTTTTGGTATTCCAGATCGGAAGCTTACTGTTCCGGTGA
- a CDS encoding thiamine diphosphokinase, translating to MEGPICYIVGAGTFYEEGFAPELGDFVIAADGGYQILLERGVTMDLVVGDFDSIGFRPDHPNVVDLPVEKDDTDMMAAIRLGRERGFRSFCLYGGTGGRADHTLANLQSLVWLSRRGCQGVLIGDGWTARAVTNGMWSFGPGHRGLLSVFCMGDRAEGVWLRGLKYPLEGAALTCDFPLGVSNEFTGAAGSVSVERGTLLVVYYWK from the coding sequence ATGGAGGGACCGATCTGTTATATTGTGGGCGCGGGAACGTTCTATGAGGAGGGCTTTGCGCCTGAACTGGGAGACTTTGTCATTGCGGCGGACGGCGGATATCAGATCTTGCTGGAGCGGGGCGTCACTATGGATTTGGTAGTGGGGGACTTTGATTCCATAGGCTTTCGGCCGGATCATCCGAATGTGGTGGACCTGCCCGTGGAAAAGGACGATACCGATATGATGGCGGCCATCCGATTGGGACGAGAGCGGGGATTCCGCTCCTTTTGCCTCTATGGCGGGACCGGAGGGCGGGCGGACCATACGCTGGCAAATCTCCAATCCCTAGTCTGGCTGTCTCGAAGGGGCTGTCAGGGCGTCCTCATCGGAGATGGGTGGACTGCCAGGGCGGTCACCAATGGGATGTGGAGCTTCGGTCCCGGGCATCGGGGACTCCTCTCGGTATTCTGCATGGGGGACAGAGCGGAGGGGGTCTGGCTGCGGGGGCTCAAATATCCGCTGGAGGGCGCGGCGCTTACCTGTGATTTCCCCTTGGGCGTAAGCAATGAGTTCACGGGAGCTGCGGGCAGCGTGTCAGTAGAGCGTGGGACGCTGTTGGTGGTATACTATTGGAAATAG
- a CDS encoding N-acetylmuramoyl-L-alanine amidase family protein — protein sequence MRQKIPSLLLVLALLCSLTAAWAAPPNGSLSIELCDWNAKTYTPATAEAVRLTLNGETLSGDVPAMIIDGRTLVPVRLVGEALSAQVLWVQQTGQVILKRGEDLIVLTLDSDSAVVNGVPASLPDGVPAQVVRYQGADRTMIPLRFVSEQLGAEVLWDQETYSAHITADTLEEPTPDPLPPEQSDKLVTDIQADANAQTVLITTDHTPEYQVMDLGDRLAVDVLGASLSSGFPGTIVVDNELISAVRYAEHGPGLRDGYDHVVRVVLDLQPGISYAKNVTVEAQENGVLLTTFLENRADVDFTPTVPIDPEKSTIVIDPGHGGSRPGARYEGIAEKDINLAVSKKLETLLKNHGYNVVMTRSTDVDVGLYERADIANAVNADLFVSIHSNAAENRPDYQGIYTYYHPSSRRGARLAQAIQTPLCRMTGGIDRGIKDADFVVIRETKMCAVLVEMGFMTNHEELMNLIDDSYQDKLAQGISEGIVSYLNSLQS from the coding sequence ATGCGACAAAAAATCCCATCTCTCCTGTTGGTCCTGGCCCTGCTGTGCTCTCTGACGGCGGCTTGGGCGGCCCCGCCTAACGGAAGTCTCTCTATTGAACTATGCGACTGGAATGCCAAAACCTATACGCCCGCCACCGCGGAGGCAGTGCGTTTAACCCTCAACGGTGAGACGCTCTCCGGAGACGTACCGGCCATGATCATCGATGGGCGCACCCTGGTCCCTGTGCGGTTGGTAGGTGAGGCGCTGAGCGCCCAGGTTTTGTGGGTCCAGCAGACCGGACAGGTTATTTTAAAGCGCGGAGAAGACCTTATCGTTCTTACACTGGACAGCGACAGCGCGGTGGTCAACGGCGTCCCCGCCTCTCTGCCCGATGGCGTCCCCGCCCAAGTGGTCCGCTATCAGGGCGCGGACCGGACGATGATCCCTCTCCGTTTTGTCTCCGAGCAGCTGGGCGCGGAGGTCCTCTGGGATCAGGAGACCTACTCGGCCCATATCACGGCGGACACATTGGAGGAACCCACGCCCGACCCGCTTCCACCCGAACAGTCGGATAAACTGGTCACCGATATTCAGGCCGACGCCAATGCGCAGACCGTGCTGATCACCACGGACCACACACCTGAATACCAGGTCATGGACCTGGGCGACCGGCTGGCCGTGGATGTACTGGGTGCCTCTCTGAGCTCCGGTTTCCCGGGGACGATCGTTGTAGACAATGAGCTGATCTCCGCTGTTCGCTATGCGGAGCACGGACCGGGCCTGCGCGACGGCTATGACCACGTCGTCCGGGTAGTGCTGGACTTGCAGCCCGGAATCTCCTACGCGAAAAATGTAACGGTAGAGGCCCAGGAAAATGGCGTTCTGCTCACCACCTTCCTGGAAAACCGGGCCGATGTGGACTTTACTCCCACTGTCCCCATCGACCCGGAGAAGTCCACCATCGTCATCGATCCCGGCCACGGCGGCAGCCGCCCCGGCGCCCGGTATGAGGGCATCGCCGAAAAGGATATCAACCTGGCGGTGTCCAAAAAACTGGAGACTCTCTTGAAAAATCACGGCTACAATGTGGTCATGACCCGCAGTACCGACGTCGATGTGGGACTCTATGAGCGTGCGGACATTGCCAACGCCGTAAACGCCGATCTCTTTGTCTCCATCCACTCCAACGCTGCGGAAAACCGCCCGGACTATCAGGGCATCTATACCTATTATCACCCCTCCAGCCGTCGGGGCGCCCGGCTGGCGCAAGCCATTCAGACTCCGCTGTGCCGTATGACCGGCGGCATTGACCGCGGCATCAAGGACGCCGATTTCGTGGTCATCCGTGAGACCAAGATGTGCGCCGTACTGGTGGAGATGGGTTTTATGACCAACCACGAGGAGCTCATGAATCTTATTGATGACAGCTATCAGGACAAACTGGCCCAAGGCATCTCCGAGGGCATTGTCAGCTACCTGAATAGCCTCCAATCCTGA
- a CDS encoding aldehyde dehydrogenase family protein: MGKITQDHFDLYINGKWVPAKDGATFQTRCPANGELLADCAQATREDVDEAVSAAWDAFQSWRNVTTNERAAILNRIADVIEANAEHLAMVESMDNGKPIRETMAIDIPYSARHFRYFAGCIMAEEGSANILDGNTLSLILREPIGVVGQIVPWNFPFLMAAWKLAPVLAAGCCTVFKPSSDTPLSVLELARLTQDVIPAGVFNVITGSGSKAGQYILDHPGFRKLAFTGSTEVGGCVACAAAERLIPSTLELGGKSANIYFDDCKWDMAMDGVQLGILFNQGQVCCAGSRVFVQDTIYDQFVEEAARRFNAVKVGMPWEPDTQMGAQINEHQVKKILEYIEIAKQEGARVACGGERATEGDLAKGCFMKPTLLVDVDNHMRVAQEEIFGPVACVIKFHDEDEVIAMANDSAYGLGGAVWTRDINRAIRVSRRIETGRMWINTYNAIPEGAPFGGYKSSGIGRETHKVILEHYTQMKNIMINLSESPSGFYPEK, from the coding sequence ATGGGAAAAATAACACAGGACCACTTTGATCTCTATATCAACGGAAAGTGGGTTCCCGCCAAGGACGGGGCCACGTTTCAGACCCGCTGTCCCGCCAACGGGGAGCTTCTGGCCGACTGCGCACAAGCCACTCGTGAGGATGTGGATGAGGCCGTGAGCGCAGCTTGGGATGCCTTTCAATCCTGGCGCAACGTCACGACCAACGAGCGCGCCGCTATTTTGAACCGAATCGCCGACGTCATCGAGGCCAACGCGGAGCATCTGGCTATGGTAGAGTCCATGGACAACGGCAAGCCCATCCGTGAGACCATGGCCATCGATATTCCTTATTCTGCCCGCCATTTCCGCTATTTTGCAGGCTGTATCATGGCGGAGGAGGGCTCGGCCAACATTCTCGATGGCAACACCCTTTCTCTAATTCTCCGGGAACCCATCGGCGTTGTTGGGCAGATCGTCCCCTGGAACTTTCCCTTCCTTATGGCCGCCTGGAAACTGGCGCCCGTGCTGGCCGCCGGCTGCTGTACTGTGTTCAAGCCCTCCAGCGATACTCCGCTCTCTGTCCTGGAGTTGGCCAGACTTACACAGGATGTGATTCCGGCCGGTGTCTTCAATGTCATCACCGGATCCGGCTCCAAGGCCGGGCAGTACATCCTGGACCACCCCGGTTTCCGTAAGCTGGCCTTTACCGGCTCCACCGAAGTGGGGGGCTGTGTGGCCTGCGCGGCTGCGGAGAGGTTGATCCCCTCTACCCTGGAGCTGGGCGGCAAGTCGGCTAACATATACTTTGACGACTGTAAATGGGATATGGCCATGGACGGCGTGCAGTTGGGAATTCTCTTCAACCAGGGGCAGGTCTGCTGCGCCGGTTCCCGTGTCTTTGTACAGGACACCATCTATGATCAATTTGTCGAGGAGGCCGCCCGCCGCTTCAACGCCGTAAAGGTGGGAATGCCTTGGGAGCCGGACACCCAAATGGGCGCTCAGATCAACGAGCATCAGGTGAAAAAGATTCTGGAGTACATCGAGATCGCCAAACAGGAGGGTGCCAGGGTCGCCTGCGGAGGCGAGCGCGCTACCGAAGGCGACCTGGCCAAAGGCTGCTTTATGAAGCCCACCCTGTTGGTGGACGTAGACAACCATATGCGGGTCGCCCAGGAGGAAATTTTCGGACCTGTGGCCTGTGTCATCAAGTTCCACGACGAGGATGAGGTCATCGCCATGGCCAACGACAGCGCCTACGGCCTGGGCGGCGCCGTCTGGACCCGGGACATCAACCGTGCCATCCGCGTGTCCCGGCGCATAGAGACCGGACGCATGTGGATCAACACCTACAACGCGATCCCCGAGGGCGCCCCCTTCGGCGGCTATAAGTCCTCCGGCATCGGCCGTGAGACCCACAAGGTCATTCTGGAACATTATACGCAGATGAAAAATATTATGATCAATCTCTCTGAATCTCCCTCCGGGTTCTATCCCGAGAAGTGA
- a CDS encoding MalY/PatB family protein: MKFDFDTWIDRRGTASFKWDANGTYYGRDDVIPMWVADMDFPCAPAVVDAVKRRAEHPIYGYGIRQQPYYDAVMGWLKRRHGFEVKQEHLAFAPPGVIYAMYVLLRLITEPGDKVMIPMPNYDPLFGMVQESGRTLVETPLVWREGRFTFDFVDLETKAANGVKALLLSSPHNPTGRVWTREELRTLADICLRHDIFMMVDEIHCDFVPKEHPHVTFGTLGEDVLKRSMICYSANKGFNLGGLGMATVVLADGVLRERFNGEMLAAQTRLDNIFGIEALIAAYNEGEEWLDAAIDYVSENKRHLERVLRERIPEIRMIPSEGTYLAWLDCGALGLRGKELEHFMVQKAGVAFCAGYEFGEAGECFVRINLACPRCILDEALRRIERAVKARRG, encoded by the coding sequence ATGAAATTTGATTTTGATACATGGATCGACCGTCGGGGGACAGCCTCCTTTAAGTGGGATGCCAACGGCACATATTATGGCCGGGATGATGTGATCCCCATGTGGGTGGCGGATATGGATTTTCCCTGTGCCCCTGCGGTGGTGGACGCGGTGAAGCGCCGGGCGGAGCATCCCATCTACGGCTATGGGATCCGCCAGCAGCCCTATTACGACGCGGTGATGGGCTGGCTCAAGCGCCGCCATGGGTTTGAGGTGAAGCAGGAGCATCTGGCCTTCGCGCCTCCGGGCGTCATCTATGCGATGTATGTGCTTCTGCGGCTCATCACAGAGCCGGGAGACAAGGTGATGATCCCGATGCCCAACTACGACCCTCTCTTTGGCATGGTGCAGGAGAGCGGGCGGACGTTGGTGGAGACCCCGCTGGTCTGGAGAGAGGGGCGGTTCACCTTCGACTTTGTGGATCTGGAGACCAAGGCGGCAAACGGTGTAAAGGCCCTGCTCCTATCCAGCCCTCACAATCCCACTGGACGGGTCTGGACCCGGGAGGAGTTGCGGACACTGGCCGATATCTGCCTGCGCCATGACATTTTTATGATGGTGGACGAGATCCACTGTGATTTTGTCCCGAAGGAACATCCCCATGTGACCTTTGGCACTCTGGGGGAGGACGTGCTGAAGAGATCCATGATCTGTTATTCCGCGAACAAGGGCTTCAATCTGGGAGGGCTGGGCATGGCTACGGTAGTCCTGGCAGACGGAGTGCTGCGGGAACGGTTCAACGGCGAAATGCTGGCCGCCCAGACCCGGTTGGACAATATCTTCGGTATAGAGGCCCTCATTGCCGCCTATAACGAAGGAGAGGAGTGGTTGGATGCGGCTATCGACTATGTCTCGGAGAACAAGCGGCATCTAGAGCGGGTTCTGCGGGAACGCATTCCGGAGATCCGCATGATTCCATCGGAAGGGACTTATCTGGCGTGGCTGGACTGTGGCGCGCTGGGTCTGCGGGGAAAGGAACTGGAACATTTCATGGTCCAGAAGGCGGGCGTGGCCTTCTGCGCAGGCTATGAATTCGGTGAGGCGGGGGAGTGTTTTGTGCGGATCAACCTGGCCTGTCCCCGCTGCATTCTGGACGAGGCGCTCAGGCGTATAGAGCGGGCAGTCAAAGCAAGACGAGGATAA
- a CDS encoding helix-turn-helix transcriptional regulator encodes MSNRAQLERYIPMVTFISEICGKNYEVILHDVSDPENSVISIFNGHLSGRKVGDPMTELARNLVRDQIYETQDFIANYEGRTRNGKQFVSSTYFIKEHGTLIGLICINHDVSDFFAISQHLHGLMRAFSLPGEDSRNSYTEDLDDSIPGLSTTLIHNTVLNFGVPPSRMTPQEKEQVIQALEHQGVFSTKGSVGQAAKELNISEPTVYRYLRRIRTRDDSDV; translated from the coding sequence ATGAGCAACCGCGCACAACTGGAGCGCTACATTCCCATGGTCACTTTTATCAGCGAAATTTGCGGTAAAAACTACGAAGTCATTCTCCACGATGTCTCTGATCCGGAGAATTCCGTGATCTCAATCTTTAACGGCCACTTAAGCGGGCGCAAGGTGGGGGACCCCATGACGGAGCTGGCCCGTAATCTGGTCCGGGATCAAATTTATGAAACACAGGATTTTATCGCAAATTACGAGGGCCGTACCCGCAACGGAAAGCAGTTTGTCTCCTCGACGTACTTTATCAAGGAGCACGGAACGCTGATCGGCCTGATTTGCATCAACCACGATGTCTCTGATTTTTTTGCGATCTCTCAGCATCTTCACGGCCTGATGCGGGCCTTTTCCCTGCCCGGTGAAGACAGCCGGAACAGCTACACGGAAGATCTGGACGACTCCATTCCGGGCCTTTCCACCACTCTTATCCATAACACTGTGCTCAACTTCGGGGTGCCACCATCCCGGATGACGCCTCAGGAAAAGGAGCAAGTCATCCAAGCCTTAGAGCACCAGGGGGTATTCTCTACCAAAGGTTCCGTCGGTCAGGCCGCCAAAGAGCTGAATATCTCAGAACCCACAGTCTATCGCTATCTCCGCCGTATCCGCACCAGGGACGACTCCGACGTGTGA
- a CDS encoding FeoB-associated Cys-rich membrane protein, with product MKYVIYVGIAVLVVWALFYLIRHIQSQIRGDCGCGGCTENCASCGKRCGKNKKR from the coding sequence ATGAAATATGTGATTTATGTCGGGATTGCCGTGCTGGTCGTCTGGGCCCTTTTCTATTTGATCCGTCACATTCAAAGTCAGATACGGGGAGACTGCGGCTGTGGAGGGTGCACCGAGAACTGTGCATCCTGCGGCAAGCGCTGCGGCAAAAATAAGAAGCGGTAA